In Chloroflexota bacterium, one genomic interval encodes:
- a CDS encoding TIGR03619 family F420-dependent LLM class oxidoreductase: MTAMAKEAPMRFIAPLSPYDRFKNIGEIGEVARLAEGLGFYGVALPEHVIMPQKGDGLPTRTMWYDNFALGAHLATLTERLRIIFTVMIVPYRPPIQAAKLISTLDVVSKGRLICGVGAGWLRGEFRTLGVPHAERGAMTDEYLRAMRALWTQERPSFEGKYARFSNIAFEPKCHQKPHVRLWMGGSGERVIRRIAELGDGWMPMSGTLKEIGADIGTIKRATAEAGRDPEALDFCYSMIVGERDEESERSRAHPTGGRTTVRRDYLTAQDAIAGVREHQAVGLNHLLLSFNWRTADELQEHMCRFSKEVMPAFCQ; this comes from the coding sequence GTGACGGCCATGGCGAAGGAAGCGCCTATGCGATTCATCGCGCCGCTTTCGCCGTATGACCGGTTCAAGAACATCGGCGAGATCGGCGAGGTGGCGCGCCTTGCCGAGGGGCTCGGTTTCTATGGGGTGGCGCTCCCCGAGCACGTCATCATGCCGCAAAAAGGCGACGGCCTGCCGACGCGCACGATGTGGTATGACAACTTCGCGCTGGGCGCGCATCTGGCGACGCTGACGGAACGCCTGCGCATCATCTTCACGGTGATGATCGTGCCCTATCGCCCACCAATCCAAGCGGCGAAGCTGATCTCCACGCTGGACGTTGTCTCCAAGGGGAGGCTCATCTGCGGCGTGGGTGCCGGGTGGCTGCGCGGAGAGTTCCGGACGCTGGGCGTGCCCCATGCCGAACGCGGCGCCATGACGGACGAATACCTTCGCGCGATGCGGGCGCTGTGGACGCAGGAGCGGCCCTCGTTTGAGGGGAAGTACGCGCGGTTCAGTAACATCGCCTTTGAGCCGAAGTGCCACCAGAAGCCGCACGTGCGGCTCTGGATGGGCGGCAGCGGCGAACGGGTAATACGGCGGATCGCCGAGCTGGGAGACGGCTGGATGCCGATGTCGGGCACGCTGAAGGAGATCGGGGCCGACATCGGGACGATTAAGCGGGCGACGGCGGAGGCGGGCCGGGACCCGGAGGCGCTGGATTTCTGCTATTCGATGATCGTGGGCGAGCGGGACGAGGAAAGCGAGCGCTCCCGCGCGCACCCGACGGGCGGGCGGACGACGGTGCGGCGGGATTACCTGACGGCCCAGGATGCCATCGCAGGCGTGAGGGAGCACCAGGCGGTGGGGCTGAACCATCTGCTCCTCTCCTTCAACTGGCGGACGGCGGACGAACTCCAGGAGCATATGTGCCGTTTTTCCAAAGAGGTTATGCCTGCTTTTTGCCAGTAG
- a CDS encoding dienelactone hydrolase family protein, translating into MAKTPSRFAKEEVMEIATRTEQISGDGAPMTLYIAEPKAAGKHPVVIVFFEAFGLNGHIKHVTDRFAQEGYLAVCPDMYYRMGPNNVMAYNEIPKIMPIMQAMYDTNSNADTRIVIDHIKGMRNANAAKLGTTGYCMGGTLSWLAACLNRDVKAAACYYSGGLITRQTNKRRPVSPHDYAELTTAAILGLYGENDQNPPAADVREVYENLKKLGKTSEYHIYPGAGHGFTCDERPSFQKASSDDAWKKTFAWFDKYLKH; encoded by the coding sequence ATGGCGAAGACGCCATCGCGCTTTGCCAAGGAGGAAGTCATGGAAATCGCCACACGAACTGAACAGATCTCCGGCGACGGCGCGCCGATGACGCTGTACATCGCCGAGCCGAAGGCCGCGGGCAAGCATCCCGTCGTCATCGTCTTCTTCGAGGCCTTCGGGCTCAACGGCCACATCAAGCATGTGACAGACCGCTTCGCCCAGGAGGGGTACCTGGCCGTCTGCCCGGATATGTACTACCGCATGGGCCCCAACAACGTCATGGCCTACAACGAAATCCCCAAAATCATGCCTATCATGCAGGCCATGTACGATACGAACAGCAACGCCGATACGCGCATCGTCATTGACCATATCAAGGGGATGAGGAACGCCAACGCCGCGAAGCTCGGCACGACGGGCTACTGTATGGGCGGGACGCTCTCCTGGCTGGCGGCCTGTCTGAACCGCGATGTGAAGGCCGCCGCCTGCTACTACTCGGGCGGGCTCATCACCCGGCAGACGAACAAGCGCCGCCCGGTCTCTCCCCATGACTATGCCGAGCTGACCACCGCGGCCATCCTGGGCCTGTACGGCGAGAACGACCAGAACCCGCCGGCAGCGGACGTGCGGGAGGTCTACGAGAACCTGAAGAAGCTCGGCAAGACGAGCGAGTACCACATCTACCCAGGCGCGGGCCACGGCTTCACGTGCGATGAGCGCCCCAGCTTCCAGAAGGCGTCATCGGACGATGCGTGGAAGAAGACCTTCGCCTGGTTCGACAAGTACCTGAAGCACTAG